The following are encoded in a window of Mycobacterium sp. ELW1 genomic DNA:
- a CDS encoding LysR family transcriptional regulator yields MESTSDLDMNLLLALDALLELRSVGLAAERLHTSAPAMSRTLGRLRRRLDDPVLVRAGRQMVPTPRALAMQIEVHDVIARARALFASPEIVEPQRLSRTFSLQMGDIGMLSTVAERLLTRVRTEAPGVTLRFVGESHEDTHSLRDGGVDLEVGQTGHLDPEIRVEDLVTERMVGVVRAGHPLLKRRVTAKRFADAEHVVFSRRGRLRGPVDDLLAEQGLQRRVVVCAPTPAGGLFLVRSSDLVAMMPAGLGRYAMEALNLTSFSIPLDLPPLTISMAWHPRHDADGAHRWLRQCLREALETTV; encoded by the coding sequence ATGGAATCCACGAGCGACCTCGACATGAATCTGCTGCTGGCCCTCGACGCACTTCTCGAGTTACGCAGCGTCGGCCTGGCCGCCGAGCGCCTGCACACATCGGCCCCCGCCATGAGTCGCACGCTGGGGCGGTTGCGGCGCAGGCTGGACGACCCGGTGCTGGTACGAGCAGGCAGGCAGATGGTTCCGACACCGCGGGCGCTCGCGATGCAGATCGAGGTTCACGATGTGATCGCCCGTGCCCGAGCACTTTTCGCCTCACCGGAGATCGTCGAGCCTCAGCGACTCTCCCGCACGTTCTCGTTGCAGATGGGCGACATCGGAATGCTCAGCACTGTCGCCGAGCGGTTGCTCACGCGAGTGCGCACCGAAGCACCCGGTGTGACACTGCGCTTCGTCGGCGAGAGCCATGAGGACACCCATTCGCTGCGTGACGGCGGCGTCGACCTCGAAGTGGGGCAGACCGGTCATCTCGACCCGGAGATTCGCGTTGAGGACCTGGTCACCGAGCGGATGGTCGGCGTCGTCCGTGCGGGACATCCCCTACTGAAACGACGCGTCACCGCCAAACGCTTCGCCGACGCCGAGCATGTCGTGTTCTCCCGCAGGGGACGACTCCGCGGACCGGTCGACGACCTGCTCGCCGAGCAAGGCCTGCAACGCCGCGTCGTCGTATGCGCACCCACTCCCGCCGGTGGTCTGTTCCTGGTCCGCAGTAGCGACCTCGTTGCCATGATGCCGGCCGGGCTTGGCCGCTACGCCATGGAAGCGCTGAATCTCACCAGTTTTTCGATTCCACTTGACCTGCCGCCGTTGACGATCAGCATGGCCTGGCATCCACGCCACGACGCCGACGGTGCGCACCGCTGGCTCCGTCAGTGCCTCCGGGAGGCGCTCGAGACAACCGTGTAA
- a CDS encoding alpha/beta hydrolase — protein sequence MRFPEIAGRTAEITIPTRYGPTPATVYHPSAGTGLPAVYINVHGGGFVVGHREQDDPWCRYLAANSGAVVINTDYVLAPGHRFPAAPHQIYDIACWAADPDRDWDGTRLCVGGQSAGGSLSAAVARLALENGGPDIALQVLHYAPLDLVTPTRDKPSAIGPRAVMKPWMGEVFDTAYIPDPAQRRDRLASPAWEENAAELAGIAPALIVTAEHDRLRDEARRYAARLDAVGALAEYYEVPGVDHGYNIMSDAADVTRRSYAHIVEHVRRAVE from the coding sequence GTGCGGTTTCCGGAGATCGCCGGCCGCACGGCCGAGATCACGATTCCCACCAGATATGGACCAACGCCGGCCACCGTGTACCACCCGTCCGCCGGCACCGGGCTGCCGGCGGTGTACATCAACGTTCATGGCGGCGGCTTTGTGGTCGGACACCGGGAGCAGGACGATCCGTGGTGCCGGTATCTGGCTGCCAACTCCGGCGCGGTGGTCATCAACACCGACTACGTGCTTGCGCCCGGCCACCGCTTCCCCGCCGCCCCGCACCAGATCTACGACATCGCGTGCTGGGCCGCCGACCCCGATCGGGACTGGGACGGAACCCGACTCTGCGTCGGCGGTCAGAGCGCGGGCGGCAGCCTCAGCGCCGCGGTGGCACGGCTGGCTCTGGAGAACGGCGGCCCCGATATCGCCTTGCAGGTCTTGCATTACGCCCCGTTGGACCTGGTGACGCCCACCCGCGACAAACCCTCGGCGATCGGCCCACGCGCGGTGATGAAGCCGTGGATGGGCGAGGTCTTCGACACCGCGTACATCCCCGATCCGGCTCAGCGGCGCGACCGGCTGGCCTCACCGGCATGGGAGGAGAACGCCGCCGAGCTGGCCGGTATCGCGCCTGCGCTCATCGTCACCGCCGAGCACGATCGGCTGCGGGACGAAGCACGCCGATACGCCGCCCGGCTCGACGCCGTCGGCGCCTTGGCGGAGTACTACGAGGTGCCCGGCGTCGACCACGGCTACAACATCATGAGCGACGCGGCCGACGTCACCCGGCGAAGCTACGCCCACATCGTGGAGCACGTTCGACGCGCCGTCGAGTAG
- a CDS encoding sigma-70 family RNA polymerase sigma factor gives MIGTEDDETALVAALRAGDEQSFARLIDRYTPALLRVARGYVRTHESAEEVVQETWIALIKGIEKFEGRSSLRTWLFTVMINIAKTRGVRDQRHSDAELAAAGGTVDPNRFRPAGDPEWPGHWKEDRTPVPFPDTPEGSVLAAEFLDLARRELDKLPERQRIVVTLRDLLGFDSGEVCELLDLSVANQRVLLHRGRAAIRQALEDYVREAR, from the coding sequence ATGATCGGGACGGAAGACGACGAGACAGCACTGGTCGCGGCGCTGCGGGCCGGCGACGAGCAGTCCTTCGCCCGGCTCATCGATCGCTACACCCCCGCTTTGCTGCGGGTGGCACGCGGTTATGTCCGCACCCACGAATCGGCCGAAGAAGTGGTCCAGGAGACCTGGATCGCGCTGATCAAAGGCATCGAGAAGTTTGAAGGCCGATCATCGCTTCGCACTTGGCTTTTCACGGTGATGATCAACATCGCCAAGACCCGCGGCGTCCGGGATCAACGGCATTCCGACGCCGAGCTGGCCGCGGCGGGAGGGACCGTCGACCCGAACAGATTCCGTCCCGCAGGGGACCCGGAGTGGCCCGGACACTGGAAGGAAGACCGGACGCCGGTCCCATTTCCCGACACTCCCGAAGGCAGTGTGTTGGCAGCGGAATTTCTCGACCTCGCACGTCGCGAATTGGACAAGCTCCCCGAACGGCAACGTATCGTCGTCACCTTACGAGACCTGCTTGGATTCGACTCGGGAGAGGTGTGCGAACTGCTGGACCTCAGTGTCGCGAACCAGCGGGTACTGCTGCACCGCGGCCGCGCGGCGATCAGGCAGGCGCTCGAGGACTACGTGCGGGAGGCGCGATGA
- a CDS encoding flavodoxin family protein produces MGDPEYDFTGLRALFINCTLKRSPEPSNTEGLVDISTSIMTRHGVAVDVVRAVDFDIATGVWPDMRDHGWATDDWPMLFEKVLAADILVLAGPIWLGDNSSVMKRVHERLYGGSHLLNDDGQYLYYGRVGGCLITGNEDGVKHCAQNVLYTLQHIGYTIPPQADAGWIGEAGPGPSYLDPGSGGPENDFTNRNTTFMTWNLMHLAQMLRSAGGIPAYGNVRSGWDAGCRFDFANPEYR; encoded by the coding sequence ATGGGTGACCCCGAATACGACTTCACCGGCCTTCGCGCGTTGTTCATCAACTGCACGCTGAAGCGTTCACCCGAGCCGAGCAATACCGAGGGTTTGGTCGACATCAGCACCTCGATCATGACTCGACACGGCGTGGCGGTCGACGTGGTACGAGCCGTCGACTTCGACATCGCCACCGGGGTTTGGCCCGACATGCGCGATCATGGATGGGCCACCGACGACTGGCCGATGTTGTTCGAAAAGGTCCTGGCCGCTGACATTTTGGTGCTCGCCGGGCCGATCTGGCTCGGTGACAACAGCTCGGTGATGAAACGGGTGCACGAGCGGCTCTACGGCGGTTCGCATCTGCTGAACGACGACGGGCAATACCTGTACTACGGCCGTGTCGGCGGGTGCCTGATCACCGGCAACGAGGACGGGGTGAAGCACTGCGCCCAGAACGTGCTCTACACCCTGCAGCACATCGGGTACACCATCCCGCCGCAGGCCGACGCGGGATGGATCGGTGAAGCAGGTCCCGGACCGTCCTACCTCGATCCGGGTTCGGGCGGCCCGGAGAACGACTTCACCAACCGCAACACCACCTTCATGACCTGGAATCTGATGCATCTGGCGCAGATGCTGCGCAGCGCCGGCGGCATACCGGCCTACGGCAACGTACGGTCGGGCTGGGACGCGGGCTGCCGCTTTGATTTCGCCAATCCCGAATACCGCTGA
- a CDS encoding class I SAM-dependent methyltransferase, which yields MTNSLTTAPISVVLQRLLSSEQTGDDAAVAAVLDGASSPWDLDAGQRAEMFKDVYMSVSGLGGRLLYLLARATGARNVVEYGTSFGVSTIHLASAVCDNGGGRVITTEMQQDKADAALRNFTDAGVADLIELRLGDARETLADLPHVPDLVLLDGWPDMAIDVLRVLEPNLRAGTLILVDDVTADFGRDVHGALFDYLGDETNGYLTMTLPIADGIAVAVRL from the coding sequence ATGACCAACTCTCTGACAACTGCCCCGATTTCTGTTGTGCTGCAACGTCTCTTGTCGAGTGAGCAGACGGGCGACGACGCCGCGGTTGCGGCTGTTCTCGACGGCGCGAGCTCACCATGGGATCTCGACGCCGGCCAGCGTGCCGAGATGTTCAAAGACGTCTACATGTCGGTATCCGGCCTCGGCGGCCGGCTGCTTTACCTGCTCGCCAGGGCTACCGGCGCGCGCAATGTGGTCGAGTACGGTACGTCGTTCGGGGTATCGACGATTCACCTCGCGAGTGCGGTCTGCGACAACGGCGGCGGCCGGGTGATCACCACGGAGATGCAGCAGGACAAGGCCGACGCCGCGCTGCGGAACTTCACCGATGCCGGCGTCGCGGACCTGATCGAGCTGCGCCTCGGCGATGCCCGCGAGACACTGGCGGACCTTCCGCACGTACCGGACCTGGTGCTGCTGGACGGCTGGCCCGATATGGCAATCGACGTGTTGCGGGTGCTTGAACCGAACTTGCGCGCCGGCACGCTGATCCTTGTCGACGATGTGACGGCCGACTTCGGCCGCGACGTCCACGGCGCGCTGTTCGACTACCTCGGGGACGAGACGAACGGCTACCTGACGATGACGCTGCCGATCGCCGACGGCATCGCGGTGGCCGTCCGACTGTAG